Proteins encoded in a region of the Zunongwangia endophytica genome:
- a CDS encoding TetR/AcrR family transcriptional regulator, whose product MKDHILNMATEMFLEYGFKSVTMDDIAAKLGISKKTIYANYTTKTKLVHDVAFNILYKIQDRIAEIKKKDINAIEELFEVKKQVSIFLKDEKSSPQFQLQKYYPEIFENVESTKCETIQCSITENVTRGIDEGLFREDVDTNFICKIYHYGLQNVRDTSIFPPEQYNKSDLFQLFIEYHIRGIATKKGLQILEDLLNYNETETN is encoded by the coding sequence TTGAAAGACCACATTTTAAATATGGCAACAGAGATGTTTTTGGAATACGGCTTTAAAAGCGTCACTATGGACGATATTGCCGCCAAACTTGGCATTTCTAAAAAAACCATTTACGCCAACTATACCACCAAGACAAAACTGGTGCATGATGTTGCCTTCAATATTTTATACAAAATTCAGGATAGGATAGCTGAAATAAAGAAAAAAGACATAAACGCTATCGAAGAACTCTTTGAAGTGAAAAAACAGGTTAGTATTTTTTTAAAAGATGAGAAATCATCACCTCAGTTTCAATTACAAAAATATTATCCGGAAATTTTTGAAAACGTAGAAAGCACCAAATGTGAAACGATACAATGTAGTATTACAGAAAACGTTACCCGCGGAATAGACGAAGGACTTTTTAGAGAAGACGTGGATACAAATTTTATATGCAAAATATACCACTACGGACTCCAAAACGTAAGAGACACTTCTATTTTCCCACCAGAACAGTATAACAAAAGCGATTTGTTTCAGCTTTTCATAGAATATCACATAAGAGGAATTGCCACCAAAAAAGGATTACAAATTTTAGAAGATCTATTAAATTATAATGAGACAGAAACTAACTAA
- a CDS encoding polyprenyl synthetase family protein, with the protein MLAITEYREVFLDYLNNKLKIKEPANLYEPMVYILGLGGKRLRPVLVLMATDIFEKEHKEALDAALAIEIFHNFSLVHDDIMDDAPLRRGKQTVHEKWDINTGILSGDAMLINAYQLFENYEGDTFKELAKLFTKTAIEVCEGQQYDIDFETREDVSIDDYLKMIEYKTAVLVGASLQMGAIVAQVDEDCKKAIYQFGRLLGIAFQLQDDYLDAFGDPKTFGKQVGGDIIENKKTFLFLKSLEASTKDEAKQLEYLYSINPEDNSGKIETVKAIFKSSGAAASTKKEIEKYTNLAFDVLDGISIPEEKKTPLRDFGKMLMSRTV; encoded by the coding sequence ATGCTGGCTATTACAGAGTATCGCGAGGTTTTTTTGGACTATTTAAATAATAAATTGAAAATTAAAGAACCCGCTAATCTTTATGAACCAATGGTTTATATTCTTGGTTTAGGCGGAAAAAGGTTGCGGCCAGTATTAGTATTAATGGCAACCGATATTTTTGAGAAAGAGCACAAAGAAGCGCTGGATGCTGCATTAGCGATCGAAATTTTCCATAATTTTTCTTTAGTGCATGATGATATTATGGACGATGCTCCTTTAAGAAGAGGAAAGCAAACTGTCCATGAAAAGTGGGATATAAATACCGGAATATTATCAGGTGATGCCATGCTGATAAACGCCTATCAACTTTTCGAAAATTATGAAGGCGATACTTTTAAAGAATTAGCGAAGCTTTTTACAAAAACTGCTATCGAAGTATGCGAAGGACAGCAATATGATATCGATTTTGAAACCAGGGAAGATGTAAGTATCGATGATTACCTAAAAATGATCGAATACAAGACAGCGGTATTGGTTGGTGCTTCCTTACAAATGGGCGCAATTGTAGCGCAGGTTGATGAGGATTGTAAAAAAGCCATTTATCAATTTGGTAGATTATTAGGAATCGCTTTTCAACTTCAGGACGATTATTTAGACGCATTTGGCGATCCAAAAACTTTTGGTAAGCAGGTGGGGGGCGATATTATAGAAAATAAGAAGACATTTTTATTTCTGAAGTCTTTAGAAGCATCCACTAAAGATGAAGCAAAACAACTAGAATACCTATATTCTATAAATCCGGAAGATAATTCTGGTAAGATTGAAACTGTTAAAGCTATATTTAAAAGTAGTGGAGCGGCGGCGTCTACCAAAAAAGAGATCGAAAAATACACCAATTTGGCTTTCGATGTTTTAGATGGTATTTCTATTCCTGAAGAAAAGAAAACACCTTTGCGTGATTTTGGAAAAATGCTAATGAGTAGAACGGTTTAA
- a CDS encoding toxin-antitoxin system YwqK family antitoxin, with product MKTIKNTMIVALMMIGGAAIAQSGIKKPVFEKQGDLIKGTYYYEDGNIRQEGTYKNGELHGKWISYDENGEKTASAKYNSGEKVGTWLFWEGDKIKQVEYRSNQIVSVDDLSSESKLAINED from the coding sequence ATGAAGACGATAAAAAATACAATGATTGTTGCCCTGATGATGATTGGTGGAGCAGCGATTGCACAGAGCGGAATTAAAAAGCCTGTTTTTGAAAAACAGGGAGATTTAATTAAAGGAACTTATTATTATGAAGACGGAAATATTAGGCAGGAAGGTACGTACAAGAATGGAGAGCTCCACGGGAAATGGATTTCTTACGACGAGAACGGTGAAAAGACAGCCTCCGCAAAGTATAACAGCGGCGAAAAAGTTGGTACATGGCTTTTTTGGGAAGGTGATAAGATTAAGCAGGTAGAATATAGATCTAACCAAATAGTATCGGTTGATGATTTATCTTCTGAATCTAAATTAGCGATTAACGAAGATTAA
- a CDS encoding TolC family protein — protein sequence MRQKLTKSLFAMFLVISTGLYAQTDNAPQSYSFSLEEAIRYGLDHNVEAVNAQKDIAISLKQKWEIIAQGLPQISAAADYQNNLKQPVSLLPAAAFDNTQSTVNIVEKYFDNVNRNNVSVSPPGGFIPVVFGTKQSMNATATWNQIIFDGSYIVGIQSAKTLLQITENAKTKTDQEVKKGVINAYGNVLLAEENVDILKMNVESVQSTYDETKATFENGLAEEEDVEQLEITLLTLKNNLNRSKRMKQIAYEMLNITLGLPVEADITLTEELEALAMQYFDLAILEKEIPVEDNIDYRIAKNTAESAEIEVKLEQAKALPSLTGYVNYGYQGFSQKFTFLTDNQDYFDQSVLGISLNIPIFSSGMRSARTQQQKIALEQALMDLEYTENEVKQQINSAKTEYEYSLDNYQVQKKNLALSERIENKNKIKFEEGVASSFELNEAQRQLYTAQQDYLQSMLNVITTKVELENLLDTTKYEDQE from the coding sequence ATGAGACAGAAACTAACTAAAAGTTTATTTGCCATGTTTTTAGTTATCAGCACGGGATTATACGCCCAAACTGATAATGCACCCCAATCCTATTCTTTTTCTTTGGAAGAAGCCATTCGATATGGATTGGATCACAATGTAGAGGCTGTTAATGCCCAAAAAGATATTGCGATTTCGCTAAAACAAAAATGGGAAATTATCGCACAGGGCTTACCACAGATAAGTGCTGCTGCAGATTATCAAAATAATCTAAAACAACCTGTTTCCTTACTACCTGCAGCAGCTTTTGATAACACCCAAAGTACAGTAAATATTGTAGAAAAGTATTTTGACAACGTAAATAGAAATAATGTATCGGTAAGCCCTCCTGGCGGTTTTATACCTGTGGTTTTTGGAACCAAGCAGAGCATGAATGCTACTGCAACTTGGAATCAAATAATATTTGATGGTTCGTACATCGTAGGAATCCAATCTGCAAAAACATTGCTTCAGATTACCGAAAATGCAAAAACAAAAACCGATCAGGAAGTAAAAAAAGGTGTTATAAATGCCTATGGTAACGTTCTTTTAGCTGAAGAAAATGTGGACATTCTTAAAATGAATGTAGAAAGCGTACAAAGTACCTACGACGAAACCAAAGCAACTTTTGAAAATGGACTGGCAGAAGAGGAAGATGTAGAGCAACTTGAAATCACGCTGTTAACTTTGAAAAACAATCTGAATAGAAGTAAGCGAATGAAACAAATTGCTTACGAAATGCTCAATATCACCTTGGGACTTCCAGTTGAAGCTGATATCACACTTACCGAAGAGCTAGAAGCCTTAGCCATGCAATATTTCGACTTGGCCATTTTAGAAAAAGAAATCCCGGTAGAAGATAATATTGATTACAGGATTGCAAAAAACACCGCAGAATCTGCAGAAATTGAGGTGAAGCTGGAGCAAGCAAAAGCGCTCCCTTCGCTAACAGGTTATGTTAACTATGGATATCAAGGGTTTAGTCAAAAATTCACATTCTTAACTGATAATCAGGATTATTTCGATCAGTCTGTTTTAGGAATAAGTCTGAATATCCCCATTTTTAGCAGCGGTATGCGATCAGCAAGAACGCAACAACAAAAAATTGCGCTAGAGCAAGCTCTTATGGATTTAGAGTACACCGAAAACGAAGTGAAGCAACAAATCAATTCTGCTAAAACAGAATACGAGTATAGTTTAGATAATTACCAGGTGCAAAAGAAAAATCTTGCCTTATCTGAACGTATCGAAAATAAGAACAAAATTAAATTTGAAGAAGGAGTTGCCAGTAGTTTCGAGTTAAACGAAGCACAAAGACAGCTTTACACCGCACAACAGGATTACTTACAATCTATGCTTAACGTAATTACAACTAAGGTTGAGTTAGAAAATTTATTAGATACAACTAAATATGAAGATCAAGAATAA
- a CDS encoding 2-oxoglutarate dehydrogenase E1 component codes for MDRFSFLNAAHTAYFAELYDQYLQYPDSVEPSWRAFFQGFDFGMEQNGVSSDVLDEAPVTFEEGAMPDHVFKEFQVIRLIDGYRTRGHLFTKTNPVRERRKYEPTLDIETFGLSKDDLDTTFSAGDILGIGPNKLKDIIKHLENIYCDSIGVEYMFIRKPEEIDWIQKKLNVNENHPDFETDRKKQILRKLNEAVAFEGFLHRKYVGQKRFSLEGGETLIPALDALIEGAAEKGVKDFVMGMAHRGRLNTLTNIFGKSAKDIFSEFDGKDYEQDIFDGDVKYHLGWTSCRSTSSGKEININIAPNPSHLETVGPVVEGIARAKRDRRYSGDPSKVLPIVVHGDAAVAAQGVVYEVVQMAKLEGYENAGTIHIVVNNQIGFTTNYLDARSSTYCTDVAKVTLSPVLHVNADDAEAVVHAVLFALDFRMQFKRDVFIDLLGYRKYGHNEGDEPRFTQPKLYKAIAKHKNARDIYAEKLIKDGIIDESYIEKLENDYKTKLEEDLEDSRKEDTTRITPFMEDEWDGYENVQEDRMIEDIDTTVKIDELDRVAKAISKLPEGKKFLKKVNKIINLREKMYFEDNKLDWSMGEHLAYGTLMAEGFNIRLTGQDSERGTFSHRHAVVKVEDSEEEIILHNNIEGREGDFFIYNSPLSEYGVVGFDYGYAMASPNTLTIWEAQFGDFVNGAQIMIDQYISAAEDKWKLQNGLVMFLPHGYEGQGAEHSSARMERFLQLCAKDNMFVADVTTPANMFHLLRRQMKFGFRKPLIIFTPKSLLRHSRVNSTKEEFAEGSFKMLIDDPEAKADKVKTLVFCTGKFYYDLLEYKEENERDDVALVRIEQLFPLPVEKMREVMNKYKNADDVVWAQEEPKNMGAYGHMLMHIDEAKKFRCCSRKFYGSPAAGSAVRFKKRHQRVIDCVFDKSLSED; via the coding sequence ATGGATAGATTTTCATTTCTTAATGCCGCACATACAGCATATTTTGCCGAATTATACGATCAATATTTACAATATCCCGATAGTGTAGAGCCCAGTTGGAGGGCTTTCTTTCAGGGTTTTGATTTTGGAATGGAGCAAAACGGTGTTTCGTCTGATGTTTTAGATGAAGCTCCGGTAACGTTTGAGGAAGGCGCAATGCCAGATCACGTTTTTAAAGAATTTCAAGTTATTCGCTTAATCGACGGATATCGTACACGCGGACATTTATTTACAAAAACTAATCCCGTTAGGGAAAGAAGAAAATACGAGCCTACATTAGATATCGAAACCTTTGGGTTAAGCAAGGACGATTTAGATACTACATTTAGTGCAGGTGATATTTTAGGTATTGGACCTAATAAGTTAAAAGATATAATCAAGCATCTCGAAAATATTTACTGCGACTCTATAGGAGTGGAGTATATGTTTATTAGAAAGCCTGAAGAAATCGATTGGATTCAGAAAAAACTGAATGTCAACGAAAACCATCCTGATTTCGAGACTGACAGGAAAAAGCAGATATTAAGAAAGCTGAATGAAGCTGTTGCTTTTGAAGGTTTTTTACATAGAAAATACGTTGGTCAAAAACGATTTTCACTTGAAGGTGGAGAAACTTTAATTCCTGCGCTAGACGCGTTAATTGAAGGAGCTGCTGAAAAAGGCGTTAAAGATTTTGTGATGGGTATGGCTCACCGAGGTCGATTAAATACCTTAACTAATATCTTCGGTAAATCAGCCAAGGATATTTTTAGCGAATTTGACGGTAAAGATTACGAGCAGGATATTTTCGACGGTGATGTGAAATATCATTTAGGTTGGACGTCCTGTCGTAGCACAAGTAGTGGTAAAGAAATTAATATAAATATTGCTCCAAATCCATCTCACTTAGAGACAGTGGGTCCTGTGGTAGAAGGAATTGCAAGAGCAAAAAGAGATCGTCGATATAGTGGTGATCCTTCTAAAGTATTGCCAATCGTTGTACACGGTGATGCAGCAGTTGCTGCCCAAGGTGTAGTTTACGAAGTAGTGCAAATGGCGAAGTTAGAAGGCTACGAAAATGCAGGTACTATTCATATCGTGGTGAATAACCAGATAGGTTTTACTACGAATTATTTAGATGCTAGATCTTCTACTTATTGTACAGATGTAGCTAAAGTTACCTTGTCTCCGGTACTTCACGTTAATGCAGATGATGCTGAAGCTGTAGTTCATGCAGTCTTGTTTGCATTAGATTTTAGAATGCAGTTTAAGCGTGATGTATTTATCGACTTATTAGGATATAGAAAATACGGACATAACGAAGGTGATGAGCCTAGATTTACTCAGCCAAAACTTTATAAAGCAATAGCGAAGCATAAAAATGCTAGAGATATTTATGCTGAAAAACTTATAAAGGATGGAATAATCGACGAATCTTACATCGAGAAGCTTGAGAATGATTACAAAACCAAGCTTGAAGAAGACTTAGAAGATTCTAGAAAAGAAGATACTACGAGAATCACTCCATTTATGGAAGATGAGTGGGATGGTTACGAAAATGTGCAGGAAGATCGAATGATCGAAGATATCGATACTACTGTAAAGATAGACGAGTTAGATAGAGTTGCGAAGGCTATATCTAAACTTCCTGAAGGCAAGAAATTCCTTAAAAAGGTTAATAAAATTATCAACCTAAGGGAAAAAATGTACTTTGAGGATAATAAGCTCGACTGGTCTATGGGAGAGCATCTGGCTTACGGTACATTAATGGCAGAAGGATTTAATATTCGCCTTACCGGCCAGGATAGTGAGCGAGGTACTTTTTCTCACCGTCATGCCGTTGTTAAAGTTGAAGACAGTGAAGAAGAAATTATTCTTCATAATAATATAGAAGGTAGAGAAGGAGACTTCTTTATATACAATTCTCCTTTATCTGAATATGGCGTTGTAGGATTTGATTATGGTTATGCCATGGCAAGTCCAAATACACTTACTATATGGGAGGCTCAGTTTGGAGATTTTGTAAACGGAGCTCAGATCATGATCGATCAGTATATTTCTGCTGCAGAAGACAAGTGGAAATTGCAAAATGGATTAGTGATGTTTCTTCCTCATGGATATGAAGGGCAGGGAGCAGAACACTCTTCAGCAAGAATGGAACGTTTTCTTCAGCTATGTGCTAAGGATAATATGTTTGTTGCCGATGTTACAACTCCGGCGAATATGTTCCATTTGCTAAGAAGACAGATGAAATTTGGTTTCAGAAAACCATTAATTATCTTCACTCCGAAGAGTTTATTAAGACATTCCAGAGTAAATTCAACTAAAGAAGAATTTGCTGAAGGATCTTTTAAAATGCTTATTGACGATCCAGAAGCTAAAGCAGACAAAGTGAAAACTTTAGTATTCTGTACCGGTAAGTTTTATTACGATCTTTTAGAGTATAAAGAAGAAAATGAGCGTGATGATGTTGCTTTAGTAAGAATAGAGCAATTATTCCCACTTCCTGTAGAGAAGATGAGAGAAGTCATGAACAAATATAAAAACGCAGATGATGTTGTTTGGGCACAAGAAGAACCTAAAAACATGGGAGCGTACGGTCATATGTTAATGCATATAGACGAAGCGAAAAAATTTAGATGTTGTAGTCGTAAATTCTACGGTTCTCCGGCAGCTGGTAGTGCAGTTCGCTTTAAGAAAAGACACCAACGCGTTATTGATTGTGTGTTTGATAAATCACTAAGTGAAGATTAA
- a CDS encoding efflux RND transporter periplasmic adaptor subunit, whose amino-acid sequence MKKLAAIFSVSLLLAACGNDNEKSVDQLIEEGNLSEIRARKSELSKEQSSITSDINRLDEEINKLDKNKNLNLVTTQKIADSTFAHYAEVQGDVATDENIIVYPEYSGILDRIYVQEGDKVNKGQVLAKIDDGGLSSQVAQSEAQATLAKTTYERQKRLWDQNIGSEIQYLEAKTNYEASQKAAEQLKSQLAKTTVTAPFSGVIDEIISNQGEVVSPGQSQLLRIINLSNMYVEAAVPENYLSKIQKGTSVKVMISSVGQNYEGKVTEVGNNINPANRTFRVKIAIPNPDRLIKPNQIATILLNDYTAEGAITIPENTVQKNSLGESVVYTLESKTDSTGVAKKNIIKTGYVYNNKIEVTEGLEAGATLIVEGSKSLRDGQEVKISKN is encoded by the coding sequence ATGAAAAAATTAGCAGCAATTTTTAGTGTTTCTCTTTTACTCGCCGCTTGTGGAAACGACAACGAAAAATCGGTGGATCAATTAATTGAAGAAGGAAATCTTTCTGAAATTAGAGCACGTAAATCTGAGCTTAGCAAAGAACAAAGCTCAATTACTTCAGATATTAATAGGTTAGATGAAGAAATTAACAAACTCGATAAAAACAAAAACCTTAATCTGGTAACTACGCAAAAAATAGCAGATAGCACGTTTGCGCATTATGCCGAAGTACAAGGTGATGTGGCTACCGACGAGAATATTATTGTCTACCCAGAATATTCCGGAATTTTAGATAGAATCTATGTACAGGAGGGTGATAAAGTAAATAAAGGACAGGTTTTAGCCAAAATCGATGATGGCGGATTATCCAGCCAGGTCGCACAATCTGAAGCACAGGCTACCCTTGCAAAAACTACCTACGAACGTCAAAAGAGACTTTGGGATCAAAATATCGGATCTGAAATTCAGTATTTAGAAGCCAAAACAAACTACGAAGCGTCTCAAAAAGCAGCAGAGCAACTAAAATCTCAGCTTGCAAAAACTACTGTTACGGCTCCATTTAGTGGTGTGATAGACGAGATCATTAGCAATCAGGGAGAAGTTGTAAGCCCTGGGCAAAGCCAGCTTTTAAGGATTATCAATCTCAGCAATATGTATGTTGAAGCAGCAGTTCCAGAGAATTACTTATCTAAAATTCAGAAGGGGACTTCAGTAAAAGTAATGATTAGTTCTGTTGGTCAAAATTACGAAGGAAAAGTAACTGAAGTTGGAAACAATATCAACCCTGCAAATAGGACATTCCGTGTAAAAATTGCTATCCCTAATCCTGATCGATTAATAAAACCGAATCAGATTGCTACAATTTTACTTAATGACTATACGGCTGAAGGTGCCATTACTATTCCAGAGAATACTGTTCAGAAAAATTCTTTAGGCGAAAGTGTCGTGTATACTCTCGAAAGCAAAACAGACAGCACAGGTGTCGCTAAGAAAAACATTATCAAAACTGGTTACGTTTATAACAACAAGATTGAAGTTACAGAAGGTTTAGAAGCTGGTGCAACTTTAATTGTAGAAGGCAGCAAGAGTTTAAGAGACGGACAGGAAGTAAAAATTAGCAAAAACTAA
- a CDS encoding efflux RND transporter permease subunit, with protein sequence MNSIDKEFKLSSWAIDNKMTVYVIIAIIMLGGLLSYYGMPREAFPEIIETKIYVSSVNPGNSAEDVEKFITEPLEEEFNDIAGIKEITSTTLQDYSIVIVEFEEDISVDVAKTKVKDKVDLVKAETTWPTLDNGAKVEPNVFDLNLSEEQPILNINLTGDYPVQQLKTYAEYLQDKIELLPQIKEASIRGAEEMEVEIAVDIYKMSASQVSFDDIINAVSLENKTISAGNVITSGIQKNIRVVGEIQDPAELENVIVKREGGNIFLKDIADINFKEKDATTFAREKGTPVVMLDIKKRGGKNMIEAVESIKEIISTEKENYLPEDLNISYSNDQSTKTQTQVDDLVNNIIFGVILVVLVLMFFLGFRNALFVGLAIPLSMFLSYIVLSSLGYTLNTMVLFALVMGLGMLVDNGIVVVENVYTLMDEGMSRTKAAKQGLGEIAWPIIASTATTLAAFFPLGLWPGTIGKFMMIFPITLSIVLGSSLFVALIINSMLTSQFMKTEEEEMTKKKLIRSSIIFGALGILFLLSGFLLDIGAFRGIGNILILVVILLWIYKYLLTRAIAYFQFTALKKLENSYEDTLKYALKGKRAYAFFFGTVIMLIASFILIGAVQPNVLFFPENEPKQIITYIEYPEGTDIQKTNELTKQVEQRIYDAIEKYNDDGYNYMVESAVSQVGEGAGNPQTDGGQQNEMPHKGKITLSMREFNERRGVKSSEVMEEIRQAVQGFPGASIIVEKDAAGPPAGYPINIELRGENYEEMLAEAENMRSYIQNLSIEGIEELKIDVNKSKAELQVKVDRRKAGQLGVSTVAVGQTLRRAIYGEEISTYKNGDDDYEVNVRFGDEFRYDENALFNQPITFKNQNNGETVQVPISSLVETDATSSFSAIKRKDLKRVITVYSNVLGDYNANEIVAQLKTELQNYELPEEMNFAFTGEQEEQEDNMAFLLKALLIAIGGILLILVAQFNSLSKPIIIVSAVVLSLVGVFFGLIIFQMDFVIIMTMMGIISLAGIVVNNAIVLIDYTQILIDRKKNELGIEENDLLTKAQYFECIVRGGRSRLRPVLLTAITTVLGLIPLAIGFNIDFFGLMIDYAPGIYIGGDNVIFWGPLAWTVIFGLVFATFLTLIVVPVMFYLVNRAKVKTRNKRNARKRQKLANS encoded by the coding sequence ATGAATAGTATAGATAAAGAATTTAAGCTCTCCTCCTGGGCGATCGACAACAAAATGACGGTTTACGTTATTATTGCGATCATTATGCTTGGTGGTTTGCTTTCTTATTACGGAATGCCTCGTGAAGCTTTTCCCGAAATTATAGAGACTAAGATTTACGTAAGCTCGGTTAACCCAGGAAACTCTGCCGAGGACGTAGAAAAGTTTATCACCGAACCTTTAGAAGAGGAGTTTAATGATATTGCAGGCATTAAAGAAATCACCTCTACTACCCTTCAGGATTACTCGATTGTAATTGTTGAGTTTGAAGAAGATATTAGTGTTGATGTTGCGAAAACTAAAGTTAAAGATAAAGTTGATTTAGTGAAAGCTGAAACTACCTGGCCAACCTTAGATAACGGCGCCAAGGTAGAACCAAATGTTTTTGATCTTAACCTTTCTGAAGAGCAACCGATATTAAACATCAATCTTACGGGAGATTATCCAGTTCAGCAATTAAAAACTTACGCTGAATACCTTCAGGATAAAATAGAATTGCTTCCTCAAATTAAAGAAGCAAGCATTCGTGGTGCTGAAGAAATGGAGGTAGAAATTGCTGTAGATATTTATAAAATGTCGGCTTCGCAGGTAAGTTTTGATGATATCATCAATGCTGTTAGTCTCGAAAATAAAACAATTTCTGCAGGAAATGTGATTACCAGTGGTATTCAGAAAAACATTAGAGTTGTTGGTGAAATTCAGGATCCAGCAGAACTTGAAAATGTAATCGTAAAACGTGAAGGCGGAAATATCTTTCTGAAAGATATCGCAGATATCAATTTCAAGGAAAAAGATGCGACCACTTTTGCAAGAGAAAAAGGTACGCCCGTTGTGATGTTAGACATCAAAAAACGTGGCGGAAAAAACATGATCGAGGCTGTTGAGAGCATTAAAGAAATCATCAGCACAGAGAAAGAGAATTACTTACCAGAAGATCTTAATATCTCATATTCTAACGACCAGTCTACAAAAACACAGACTCAGGTAGACGATTTGGTAAACAATATCATCTTTGGGGTAATATTGGTGGTTTTAGTACTCATGTTTTTCTTAGGATTTAGAAACGCACTATTTGTAGGTTTAGCGATACCACTTTCTATGTTCTTATCTTACATCGTATTATCTAGTTTAGGATATACACTAAATACCATGGTTCTTTTTGCATTGGTAATGGGACTAGGTATGTTGGTAGATAATGGTATCGTGGTTGTAGAAAACGTGTATACCTTAATGGACGAAGGTATGTCGCGCACCAAAGCAGCTAAACAAGGACTTGGTGAAATTGCGTGGCCTATTATTGCCTCTACTGCAACTACACTTGCAGCCTTCTTCCCTTTAGGTTTATGGCCAGGTACTATTGGTAAATTTATGATGATCTTTCCTATAACATTATCTATAGTATTAGGATCCTCTTTATTTGTAGCTCTTATTATAAACTCGATGTTAACTTCTCAGTTTATGAAAACTGAAGAAGAGGAAATGACTAAAAAGAAACTTATCAGATCCTCTATTATTTTTGGTGCTTTAGGAATTCTCTTTTTATTGAGTGGATTTCTATTAGACATTGGTGCCTTTAGAGGAATAGGAAATATCTTGATTTTAGTGGTGATCCTTTTATGGATTTACAAATATCTGCTTACTAGAGCTATTGCTTATTTCCAGTTTACCGCTTTAAAGAAGTTAGAGAATTCTTATGAGGATACGCTTAAATACGCCTTGAAAGGAAAAAGAGCTTATGCGTTTTTCTTCGGAACAGTGATTATGCTTATCGCTTCATTTATTTTAATTGGGGCTGTACAACCAAACGTATTGTTTTTCCCTGAAAATGAACCTAAGCAAATTATCACGTATATCGAATATCCAGAAGGTACAGATATTCAAAAAACGAATGAGCTAACCAAACAAGTTGAACAAAGGATCTATGATGCCATCGAAAAGTATAATGATGATGGTTATAATTATATGGTAGAATCTGCCGTTTCTCAAGTTGGTGAAGGTGCAGGAAATCCTCAAACAGATGGCGGCCAGCAAAACGAAATGCCTCATAAGGGAAAAATAACCTTATCGATGCGTGAGTTTAATGAGCGTAGAGGAGTAAAAAGTAGTGAAGTGATGGAAGAAATTCGCCAGGCCGTTCAAGGCTTTCCGGGTGCTTCTATTATTGTCGAAAAAGATGCCGCTGGCCCACCGGCTGGTTATCCAATTAATATCGAGCTTCGAGGCGAAAACTATGAAGAAATGCTTGCTGAAGCCGAGAATATGCGTTCTTACATTCAGAATTTAAGCATCGAAGGAATCGAAGAACTTAAAATTGATGTAAATAAATCTAAAGCTGAATTACAAGTTAAGGTCGATCGAAGAAAAGCAGGACAACTTGGAGTTTCCACTGTAGCTGTGGGACAAACCTTGCGTCGTGCAATTTATGGCGAAGAAATTTCGACTTATAAAAATGGTGATGATGATTATGAAGTAAATGTACGTTTTGGGGATGAATTTAGATACGATGAAAATGCATTGTTTAATCAACCCATAACCTTCAAAAATCAAAACAACGGGGAAACCGTGCAGGTGCCAATTTCATCTTTAGTTGAAACTGATGCCACTTCTTCTTTTAGCGCTATTAAAAGAAAGGATTTAAAAAGAGTCATTACCGTTTATTCGAATGTTCTTGGGGATTACAATGCCAACGAAATTGTTGCCCAGTTAAAAACTGAACTTCAGAATTATGAATTACCAGAGGAAATGAATTTTGCTTTTACTGGTGAGCAGGAAGAACAGGAAGACAACATGGCTTTCTTATTAAAAGCACTTCTAATTGCTATTGGCGGGATATTATTGATTCTGGTAGCTCAATTTAATTCATTATCTAAACCGATAATTATAGTTAGTGCGGTAGTCTTAAGTTTAGTAGGTGTATTCTTTGGATTGATTATTTTCCAGATGGATTTTGTGATCATTATGACGATGATGGGAATTATTTCTCTTGCAGGTATCGTAGTAAATAATGCAATTGTACTTATTGATTACACTCAGATTCTTATTGACAGAAAGAAAAATGAATTAGGAATCGAAGAAAATGATCTACTTACTAAAGCGCAATATTTTGAATGTATTGTTAGAGGTGGTCGATCAAGATTACGACCTGTATTATTAACTGCGATAACCACAGTACTTGGTTTAATTCCATTAGCCATAGGATTTAATATCGACTTCTTTGGATTGATGATTGACTATGCACCGGGAATTTACATTGGTGGAGATAACGTGATCTTTTGGGGTCCATTAGCGTGGACTGTAATTTTTGGATTAGTGTTCGCAACCTTCCTAACCTTAATTGTAGTACCGGTAATGTTTTACCTGGTTAATCGTGCAAAAGTTAAAACACGGAATAAAAGAAATGCCAGAAAACGGCAAAAGTTAGCAAATAGCTAA